The Aliiroseovarius pelagivivens genome contains a region encoding:
- a CDS encoding heparin lyase I family protein encodes MKYTFVAGLIASISLSAPAAFAAEKPGKSILKSTRIEKELRAKTKYGYTLAKGHSRAGQKAQRFELRHGDCGGNKYWDDCTNDRQRIERKEDPKDRLQKVGGQTWYGWSFFLNPDFRDIGPGNTTLGQLKMKGWRTPLWHFNMRDGKAMMWFGNEGGCTIGRVSKLRGRWNDVVIFADYSTAPKGPSFVMYMDGKEVCKRQKPMVTQTMLNNSERDLFLKYGIYNSYLSRWLERNKTQAVTAAPFQDRYATETGSSKTSNSASSTPFAYNWGVTLPTQVVFYDEMRFGKNRAQVDIRMLEAAGAKPVD; translated from the coding sequence ATGAAATATACCTTTGTCGCTGGCCTGATTGCATCAATCAGCCTGTCCGCTCCTGCCGCGTTCGCAGCAGAGAAACCCGGCAAATCCATTCTGAAATCAACCCGGATCGAAAAAGAACTGCGCGCCAAAACCAAGTATGGTTACACGCTTGCAAAAGGCCACAGCCGCGCGGGTCAGAAAGCTCAAAGGTTTGAGCTTCGCCATGGCGATTGTGGCGGCAACAAGTATTGGGATGACTGTACCAACGACCGGCAACGGATTGAGCGCAAAGAAGACCCCAAAGATCGGTTGCAAAAGGTGGGTGGTCAGACGTGGTACGGGTGGTCTTTCTTTTTGAATCCCGACTTCCGCGACATCGGACCCGGAAATACAACGCTGGGACAGTTGAAGATGAAAGGGTGGCGCACCCCTTTGTGGCATTTCAACATGCGCGATGGAAAAGCGATGATGTGGTTTGGGAACGAAGGTGGGTGCACAATCGGCCGCGTTTCGAAGCTTCGCGGAAGGTGGAATGACGTCGTGATTTTCGCCGACTACAGCACCGCTCCAAAGGGGCCGAGCTTCGTGATGTATATGGACGGGAAAGAGGTCTGCAAGCGCCAAAAGCCCATGGTAACCCAAACCATGCTGAACAATAGCGAACGCGATCTGTTCCTGAAATATGGCATATACAACAGCTACTTGAGCCGCTGGCTGGAACGCAACAAAACCCAAGCTGTCACCGCTGCACCGTTCCAAGATCGCTATGCGACAGAAACCGGATCTTCGAAAACCTCAAACAGCGCGAGCTCTACCCCATTCGCCTACAACTGGGGTGTGACCCTACCCACGCAGGTCGTATTCTATGATGAAATGCGTTTCGGCAAGAACCGCGCGCAAGTGGACATACGCATGCTGGAAGCCGCGGGGGCAAAACCGGTGGACTAA
- the atpD gene encoding F0F1 ATP synthase subunit beta, whose protein sequence is MANAKGKITQVIGAVVDVQFEDALPAILNALNTENNGNKLVLEVAQHLGENTVRCIAMDASEGLVRGQEVTDTGAPISVPIGNATLGRILNVIGEPVDEKGPVKSKESRPIHGDAPAFDEQSTETEILTTGIKVIDLLAPYTKGGKIGLFGGAGVGKTVLIMELINNIAKVHSGVSVFAGVGERTREGNDLYHEMIESGVIVPDDLEKSKIALVYGQMNEPPGARMRVALSGLTLAEQFRDDTGSDVLFFVDNIFRFTQAGSEVSALLGRIPSAVGYQPTLATDMGAMQERISSTKSGSITSVQAVYVPADDLTDPAPATSFAHLDATTVLDRAISEKGIYPAVDPLGSTSRLLDPLVIGEEHYKVATDVQEILQRYKSLQDIIAILGMDELSEEDKLTVARARKIERFLSQPFDVAKVFTGSDGVQVPLEDTIKSFKAVVAGEYDHLPEGAFYMVGGIDEVIAKAEKMAADAA, encoded by the coding sequence ATGGCTAACGCTAAAGGTAAGATCACCCAGGTGATTGGCGCCGTTGTGGACGTTCAGTTCGAGGATGCCCTTCCGGCAATTTTGAACGCTTTGAACACCGAAAACAACGGCAATAAACTTGTCCTCGAAGTGGCGCAGCACCTTGGTGAAAACACCGTGCGCTGTATCGCTATGGACGCGTCTGAAGGTCTGGTACGTGGTCAGGAAGTAACTGACACCGGTGCACCGATCTCGGTGCCGATCGGCAACGCAACTCTGGGCCGCATCCTGAACGTTATCGGCGAGCCCGTTGACGAAAAAGGCCCTGTGAAATCGAAAGAAAGCCGCCCGATCCACGGTGACGCGCCTGCTTTTGATGAGCAGTCGACCGAGACCGAAATTCTGACCACAGGCATTAAGGTTATCGACCTGCTGGCCCCCTACACCAAGGGTGGTAAAATTGGTCTGTTCGGCGGTGCCGGCGTGGGCAAAACCGTTTTGATCATGGAACTGATCAACAACATCGCTAAAGTGCACTCGGGTGTGTCCGTGTTCGCTGGTGTTGGTGAACGTACCCGTGAAGGCAACGACCTTTACCACGAGATGATCGAATCGGGCGTTATCGTTCCCGACGATCTGGAAAAGTCGAAAATTGCGCTGGTCTACGGCCAGATGAACGAACCTCCCGGAGCACGTATGCGTGTTGCTCTGTCGGGTCTGACCCTGGCGGAACAGTTCCGTGACGACACTGGTTCGGACGTTCTGTTCTTCGTCGACAACATCTTCCGCTTTACCCAAGCTGGTTCGGAAGTTTCGGCTCTGCTGGGTCGTATTCCTTCGGCGGTTGGTTATCAGCCGACGCTGGCCACCGACATGGGTGCCATGCAGGAACGTATTTCGTCGACCAAATCGGGTTCGATTACTTCGGTTCAGGCCGTGTACGTACCTGCGGATGACCTTACCGACCCTGCACCCGCAACCTCGTTTGCCCACCTTGACGCCACGACCGTTCTGGATCGTGCGATCTCGGAAAAAGGCATCTACCCGGCTGTGGACCCGCTTGGTTCGACCTCGCGTCTGCTTGACCCGCTGGTCATCGGTGAAGAGCACTACAAGGTTGCCACCGACGTTCAGGAAATCCTTCAGCGCTACAAGTCGCTGCAGGACATCATCGCCATCCTTGGCATGGACGAACTGTCGGAAGAAGATAAGCTGACTGTTGCGCGCGCTCGTAAGATCGAACGCTTCCTGTCGCAGCCCTTCGACGTGGCAAAAGTGTTCACCGGTTCGGACGGTGTTCAGGTTCCGCTGGAAGACACGATCAAGTCGTTCAAGGCTGTTGTGGCCGGCGAATACGACCACCTGCCCGAGGGCGCCTTCTACATGGTTGGCGGCATCGACGAAGTGATCGCCAAAGCCGAGAAAATGGCAGCTGACGCTGCCTAA
- a CDS encoding ribose-phosphate pyrophosphokinase, with product MPSITEPKLISGNANRPLAEAVAKRMSMHRGSNVGLVDARVERFNDQEVFVEIYENVRGEDMFIIQSTSNPANDNLMELLIMSDTLRRSSAKSATAVIPYFGYARQDRRTKARTPISAKLVANLIAQSGIERVLTMDLHAAQIQGFFDIPVDNLYASPIFALDVKHHFKDCLDEVMVISPDVGGVARARELAKRIGAPLAIVDKRREKAGEVAEMTVIGNVEGKRCIIVDDICDTAGTLCKAAEVLMEQGAQEVHSYITHGVMSGPAVERVQNSVMKSLVITDSIEPTQPVLDAKNIRVVPTAPMFAQAILNIWGGTSVSSLFDHDTLEPLYEGMYS from the coding sequence ATGCCTTCCATCACCGAACCGAAACTTATCTCGGGCAATGCCAACCGCCCGCTGGCCGAAGCTGTTGCGAAACGCATGTCTATGCATCGCGGCTCGAATGTTGGGCTTGTCGACGCGCGTGTCGAACGCTTCAACGACCAAGAGGTCTTCGTCGAGATCTACGAGAACGTGCGCGGCGAGGATATGTTCATCATCCAGTCGACCTCGAACCCGGCAAATGACAACCTGATGGAACTTCTGATCATGTCGGACACGCTGCGCCGGTCCTCGGCCAAGTCCGCCACCGCCGTGATACCCTATTTCGGCTACGCCCGTCAGGATCGCCGCACCAAGGCCCGCACGCCGATCTCGGCCAAGCTGGTGGCCAACCTGATCGCCCAATCGGGCATCGAGCGGGTTCTGACCATGGACCTGCACGCAGCCCAGATCCAAGGCTTCTTCGATATTCCGGTGGACAACCTTTATGCCAGCCCGATCTTTGCGCTGGACGTGAAACATCACTTCAAGGATTGCCTGGACGAGGTGATGGTGATCTCGCCCGATGTCGGCGGTGTGGCCCGTGCCCGCGAGCTGGCAAAACGCATTGGTGCACCTCTGGCTATCGTCGACAAGCGTCGTGAAAAGGCTGGTGAAGTGGCCGAGATGACCGTGATCGGCAACGTGGAAGGCAAGCGCTGCATCATCGTAGACGACATCTGCGACACCGCTGGTACGCTGTGTAAAGCTGCCGAGGTTCTGATGGAGCAAGGCGCGCAAGAGGTGCATTCCTATATCACCCATGGCGTCATGTCCGGCCCCGCAGTCGAGCGGGTTCAGAACTCGGTAATGAAATCTCTGGTGATCACCGATTCCATCGAGCCGACACAACCGGTTCTGGATGCCAAGAATATCCGCGTCGTACCCACCGCACCGATGTTTGCACAGGCCATCCTGAACATCTGGGGCGGCACCTCGGTTTCGTCGCTGTTCGACCACGACACGCTAGAGCCGCTGTACGAAGGCATGTACTCCTGA
- a CDS encoding F0F1 ATP synthase subunit gamma produces the protein MPNLKDLKNRIESVKSTRKITKAMQMVAAAKLRRAQEAAEAGRPYAERFNAVLGGLAASSGGGSAPKLLSGTGSDQVHLLVVMTAERGLCGGFNSSIAKLARAKAEELIASGKTVKMLTVGKKGREQLKRDFGDLMINHVDLSGVRNVGYGNAQSIANDLINRYNEGEFDVATIFYNKFESVISQIPTAQQVIPASFDAPEDGAEEVSTVYDYEPSEEGILATLLPSGVATQVFTALLENGASEQGARMSAMDNATRNAGDMIDKLTIQFNRSRQAVITNELIEIISGAEAL, from the coding sequence ATGCCCAACCTTAAGGACCTCAAAAATCGGATCGAAAGCGTCAAGTCGACGCGGAAGATCACGAAGGCCATGCAGATGGTGGCCGCCGCAAAACTGCGGCGGGCACAGGAAGCGGCCGAAGCAGGTCGTCCCTACGCAGAACGGTTTAACGCCGTTCTGGGTGGGCTGGCAGCTTCGTCGGGGGGCGGAAGCGCTCCGAAACTGCTTTCTGGTACGGGTTCGGATCAGGTCCACTTGCTTGTGGTCATGACCGCCGAACGCGGCCTTTGCGGTGGCTTCAACTCGTCGATCGCCAAACTGGCACGCGCAAAAGCTGAAGAGCTGATCGCTTCTGGCAAAACGGTTAAAATGCTGACCGTTGGCAAGAAGGGTCGCGAACAGCTGAAGCGTGACTTCGGAGATCTGATGATCAACCACGTTGATCTGTCGGGCGTGCGCAATGTCGGTTACGGCAACGCACAATCCATCGCTAACGATCTTATCAATCGTTACAACGAGGGTGAGTTCGACGTCGCGACGATCTTCTATAACAAGTTCGAAAGCGTGATCAGCCAGATCCCGACTGCCCAGCAGGTTATCCCGGCCAGCTTTGATGCTCCTGAAGACGGTGCAGAAGAAGTCTCGACCGTGTATGACTATGAGCCGTCGGAAGAAGGCATTCTTGCAACGCTGCTGCCTTCGGGCGTGGCCACGCAAGTCTTCACCGCGCTGTTGGAAAACGGAGCCTCGGAGCAGGGCGCGCGGATGTCCGCAATGGACAACGCAACCCGCAACGCAGGCGACATGATCGACAAACTGACCATTCAGTTCAACCGTTCGCGTCAGGCCGTGATCACCAACGAACTTATCGAAATCATTTCGGGCGCTGAGGCGCTCTAA
- a CDS encoding F0F1 ATP synthase subunit epsilon — translation MADTMQFDLVSPERSLASLQATAVQLPGADGDLTAMPNHAPTITTLRPGIVRVESPEGNAEFAVTGGFAEVTANGTSVLAERALPTSEVTQEVLDGFISDAAEASENATAENLDELAKRTVDIAAMASELGFTAR, via the coding sequence ATGGCTGATACGATGCAATTCGACCTGGTGTCGCCCGAACGGAGCCTTGCTTCGCTTCAGGCTACCGCAGTTCAGCTGCCGGGCGCCGATGGCGACCTGACCGCGATGCCGAACCACGCGCCGACGATCACCACGTTGCGCCCCGGTATCGTTCGCGTTGAGTCCCCCGAAGGCAATGCCGAGTTTGCAGTCACTGGCGGTTTCGCTGAAGTGACCGCCAACGGCACCTCGGTTCTGGCCGAGCGTGCGCTTCCGACCTCGGAAGTGACGCAAGAAGTTCTGGATGGTTTCATCTCTGACGCCGCTGAGGCATCGGAAAATGCGACCGCCGAGAATCTTGACGAGCTGGCAAAACGCACCGTCGACATCGCCGCTATGGCCAGCGAACTGGGCTTCACCGCTCGCTGA
- a CDS encoding alpha/beta fold hydrolase, with the protein MLEELGGCPTYWDQQGTGARAALFIHCSLAHSGAWRGVRTVLGNDLTTLAYDLPGHGRSAEWDGQDDYQDTATQAALDLLDRHAQGPVDLVGHSFGGTIALRLAQMAPDKVRSLTLYEPVLFSTAKDDPAYVENNAYMTGVFADAMRAGDRMEAARLFNCQWGSDAGWEALPNRLKTDMADQIHLIPAARCVTHEDVHGQVAPGALEKVTLPVLLLEGERSPDLVRAVHDRMEARFPNVRRKVIAGAGHMGPISHPREVAACIREHLLHAEAV; encoded by the coding sequence ATGCTGGAAGAACTGGGCGGGTGCCCGACCTATTGGGATCAGCAGGGCACCGGCGCGCGCGCGGCGCTGTTTATCCACTGCTCGCTGGCGCATTCCGGTGCGTGGCGCGGTGTGCGGACAGTGTTGGGGAACGATCTGACGACACTTGCCTATGACCTGCCCGGGCACGGGCGCAGTGCGGAATGGGATGGGCAGGACGACTATCAGGACACTGCGACGCAAGCCGCGCTGGATCTTTTGGACCGTCACGCGCAGGGACCGGTTGATCTGGTCGGGCACAGCTTCGGCGGGACGATTGCCTTGCGTCTGGCCCAGATGGCGCCCGACAAGGTGCGCAGCTTGACCCTGTACGAACCCGTCCTGTTTTCGACGGCCAAAGACGATCCGGCCTATGTCGAAAACAATGCTTATATGACCGGTGTTTTCGCGGACGCCATGCGCGCGGGTGATCGGATGGAGGCCGCACGCCTGTTCAACTGCCAATGGGGCAGCGATGCTGGGTGGGAGGCGCTTCCAAACCGTCTGAAGACCGATATGGCGGATCAAATCCACTTGATCCCGGCTGCACGCTGTGTGACGCATGAAGACGTGCACGGCCAGGTGGCGCCGGGGGCATTGGAGAAGGTGACGCTACCGGTTCTGTTGCTGGAAGGTGAACGTTCACCCGATCTTGTGCGCGCCGTTCATGATCGGATGGAGGCTCGGTTCCCGAATGTCCGCCGAAAGGTGATTGCCGGGGCGGGGCATATGGGGCCGATCAGCCACCCGCGCGAGGTCGCCGCGTGCATTCGTGAACACCTTCTGCACGCCGAAGCCGTCTGA
- a CDS encoding F0F1 ATP synthase subunit delta: protein MSEPVSISTGIAQRYATAIFDLAKEGKELKAVEADVAALDTALADSSDLVDLINSPVHTRDEQAAVIAAVAKKMKLTPMVANALGLMAQKRRLFVLPQLLDAMRALIAEDKGEVTAEVTAAKAMTKAQQDKLAKALKASIGKDVNINLAVDEKLIGGLVVKVGSRMIDTSVKAKLDALQNSMKEVG, encoded by the coding sequence GTGTCCGAACCAGTCTCGATCTCAACTGGCATTGCCCAACGTTATGCCACGGCCATTTTTGATTTGGCCAAAGAGGGTAAAGAACTGAAAGCAGTTGAAGCGGATGTTGCCGCTCTTGATACTGCTCTCGCCGATAGCTCTGATCTTGTCGATCTGATCAATTCGCCGGTGCATACCCGCGATGAACAGGCCGCCGTGATCGCAGCTGTCGCCAAAAAAATGAAACTTACGCCAATGGTCGCGAACGCGTTGGGGCTTATGGCCCAGAAACGGCGTCTGTTCGTATTGCCTCAGCTTCTGGACGCCATGCGCGCCCTGATCGCCGAGGACAAAGGTGAGGTTACCGCAGAGGTGACCGCCGCCAAAGCCATGACCAAGGCGCAGCAAGACAAACTTGCCAAGGCTCTCAAAGCCTCGATCGGCAAGGATGTGAACATCAACTTGGCTGTCGATGAAAAGCTCATCGGTGGCCTGGTCGTGAAAGTGGGCTCGCGCATGATCGATACGTCGGTCAAAGCCAAGCTCGATGCACTTCAGAATTCCATGAAAGAGGTCGGATAA
- a CDS encoding 2-hydroxychromene-2-carboxylate isomerase, which produces MNHIDYYFTVLSPWAFFGGKRFAQIADKHGVSVTFKPVDIGQLFTRTGGQLPKDRHPSRMEYRMQELKRWSKALDMPINLTPAHWPTNGAPASYAIIAAQSAGTGDVGVLVDALMRSIWMDEKDIAEDAVIKACLSEAGFDPSLADSGLLMGAETYARNTDDAVNAGVFGSPFYVCDDGEKFWGQDRLDLLDVHLADKD; this is translated from the coding sequence ATGAACCATATTGACTATTATTTCACAGTGCTTTCGCCGTGGGCCTTCTTTGGTGGCAAACGGTTTGCTCAGATCGCGGACAAGCACGGGGTGTCGGTGACCTTCAAGCCGGTTGATATCGGGCAACTCTTTACCCGTACGGGTGGACAGCTACCAAAAGATCGCCATCCGTCACGGATGGAGTATCGCATGCAAGAGCTGAAGCGCTGGTCTAAGGCGCTGGATATGCCGATCAACCTCACCCCGGCGCACTGGCCCACCAATGGTGCGCCTGCGTCTTATGCGATCATCGCCGCTCAAAGCGCAGGAACAGGGGACGTTGGCGTGCTGGTCGATGCCTTGATGCGGTCGATCTGGATGGACGAAAAAGACATCGCGGAAGATGCAGTCATCAAGGCGTGCCTGTCCGAGGCCGGGTTTGATCCGTCACTGGCAGACAGCGGTCTTCTGATGGGGGCCGAGACCTATGCGCGAAACACCGACGACGCTGTGAATGCGGGCGTGTTCGGGTCGCCTTTCTATGTCTGCGATGATGGCGAGAAGTTCTGGGGCCAAGACCGCCTTGACCTGCTGGATGTGCATCTGGCCGATAAGGACTAA
- the atpA gene encoding F0F1 ATP synthase subunit alpha gives MGIQAAEISAILKDQIKNFGQDAEVAEVGRVLSVGDGIARVYGLDNVQAGEMVEFPGGIRGMALNLEADNVGVVIFGSDRDIKEGDTVKRTNAIVDVPAGDELLGRVVDGLGNPIDGKGPIKTKKRNVADVKAPGIIPRKSVHEPMATGLKSVDAMIPIGRGQRELIIGDRQTGKTAVALDAILNQKSYNEAAGDDESKKLYCVYVAVGQKRSTVAQLVKKLEESGAIEYTIVVAATASDPAPMQFLAPYAATAMAEHFRDNGRHALIIYDDLSKQAVSYRQMSLLLRRPPGREAYPGDVFYLHSRLLERSAKLNEDYGSGSLTALPVIETQGGDVSAFIPTNVISITDGQIFLETELFYQGIRPAVNTGLSVSRVGSSAQTKAMSSVAGPVKLSLAQYREMAAFAQFGSDLDASTQQLLNRGARLTELMKQAQYSPLTNAEIVCVIYAGTNGYLDKIDVSEVGRFEAGLLNHLRQKHADLLADITDNDRKVKGELEDKVKAALDAFAADFA, from the coding sequence ATGGGTATCCAAGCAGCAGAAATTTCTGCGATCCTGAAAGACCAGATCAAGAACTTCGGCCAAGACGCCGAAGTGGCCGAAGTTGGCCGCGTTCTGTCGGTCGGTGACGGTATCGCCCGTGTATACGGTCTGGACAATGTTCAGGCTGGTGAAATGGTCGAGTTCCCCGGTGGTATCCGCGGGATGGCTCTGAACCTTGAAGCTGACAACGTTGGTGTTGTTATCTTCGGTTCCGACCGCGACATTAAAGAAGGCGACACCGTTAAGCGTACGAACGCGATTGTGGACGTGCCTGCTGGTGACGAACTGCTTGGTCGCGTTGTTGACGGTCTGGGTAACCCGATCGACGGCAAAGGCCCGATCAAAACCAAAAAGCGCAACGTTGCTGACGTTAAGGCGCCGGGCATTATCCCGCGTAAATCGGTTCACGAACCGATGGCAACCGGCCTGAAGTCGGTTGACGCGATGATCCCAATTGGCCGTGGCCAGCGAGAGCTGATCATTGGTGACCGTCAGACCGGTAAAACTGCCGTTGCTCTGGACGCGATCCTGAACCAGAAATCGTACAACGAAGCCGCTGGCGACGACGAGAGCAAGAAGCTCTACTGCGTCTACGTAGCTGTTGGCCAGAAGCGCTCGACCGTTGCGCAGCTGGTGAAGAAACTGGAAGAAAGCGGCGCGATTGAATACACGATCGTCGTTGCTGCAACCGCTTCGGACCCCGCTCCGATGCAGTTCCTGGCACCCTATGCCGCAACCGCGATGGCCGAGCACTTCCGTGACAACGGCCGCCACGCCCTGATCATCTATGATGACCTGTCGAAACAGGCTGTGTCCTATCGTCAGATGTCGCTGCTTCTGCGTCGCCCGCCGGGCCGTGAAGCTTATCCGGGTGACGTTTTCTATCTTCACTCGCGCCTGCTGGAACGTTCGGCCAAGCTGAACGAAGACTACGGCTCGGGCTCGCTGACCGCTCTGCCGGTTATTGAAACCCAAGGTGGCGACGTTTCCGCGTTTATTCCGACCAACGTGATTTCGATCACCGACGGTCAGATCTTCCTGGAAACCGAACTGTTCTACCAGGGTATCCGCCCTGCTGTGAACACCGGTCTGTCGGTTTCGCGTGTTGGTTCGTCGGCTCAGACGAAAGCAATGTCGTCGGTTGCCGGTCCTGTTAAACTGTCGCTGGCTCAGTATCGCGAGATGGCAGCCTTCGCTCAGTTCGGTTCGGACCTTGATGCCTCGACACAGCAGCTGCTGAACCGTGGTGCACGTCTGACAGAACTGATGAAGCAGGCTCAGTACTCGCCGCTGACCAACGCAGAGATCGTCTGCGTGATCTACGCTGGTACCAACGGCTACCTGGACAAGATCGACGTATCGGAAGTTGGTCGTTTTGAAGCTGGTCTTCTGAACCACCTGCGTCAGAAACACGCTGATCTGCTTGCCGACATCACCGACAACGACCGCAAGGTTAAAGGTGAACTTGAGGACAAGGTCAAAGCAGCGCTGGACGCGTTCGCCGCTGACTTCGCTTAA
- a CDS encoding TCR/Tet family MFS transporter: MKHRSALWFILATILLDAVGIGIVFPIMPDLMERVGAANTADGAFWGGILMASYAAMQFLFAPVIGGISDSLGRRPVLLLALVALAVDYVVMALATTFWWLLLGRVLAGIAGATYITATAYLADISKPEERAANFGLIGATFGIGFVMGPAIGGLVASVHITAPFWLAAGFAALNVAVGLFLLPESLAPEKRRAFTKRDLNPFGSILDAFRLPGLMLPLILIFAFEFANMVYPTLWAFWTREVFGWGTALIGISLASYGIAVAFTQGVVMRFMLPRIGEYRTLIFSIICAIAALIAFGLTGNVWVMFSFIIVAALADMAPPTMTAMMANMVSEDRQGLLQGVIASLGSIAAVIAPMVMTGVFQYFADSKGGLYLPGAPFLLSAVIVLILFPHFLRLKAKP; encoded by the coding sequence ATGAAACATCGTTCTGCTCTCTGGTTCATCTTGGCCACCATCCTTTTGGACGCGGTGGGCATTGGTATTGTGTTCCCCATTATGCCCGATCTGATGGAGCGTGTCGGAGCAGCCAATACCGCTGACGGCGCGTTCTGGGGCGGCATTTTGATGGCGTCCTATGCGGCGATGCAGTTTCTGTTCGCGCCTGTAATCGGTGGAATCTCTGATAGTCTAGGGCGTCGTCCCGTGCTGCTTCTGGCGCTGGTTGCTTTGGCAGTGGACTACGTGGTGATGGCACTGGCCACAACATTCTGGTGGCTTCTGCTGGGGCGGGTACTGGCCGGGATTGCTGGTGCCACCTATATTACCGCAACGGCCTATCTTGCCGATATCTCCAAGCCAGAAGAGCGCGCGGCGAATTTTGGATTGATCGGCGCCACATTTGGCATCGGGTTTGTGATGGGGCCAGCAATCGGTGGTCTTGTCGCCAGCGTGCATATTACGGCGCCGTTCTGGCTGGCGGCGGGATTTGCCGCGTTGAATGTGGCGGTTGGTTTGTTTTTGTTGCCCGAAAGCTTGGCACCTGAGAAACGCCGCGCCTTCACCAAACGTGACCTGAACCCATTCGGCTCGATTCTTGACGCGTTTCGTTTGCCCGGCCTCATGCTGCCGCTTATCCTGATCTTCGCTTTTGAATTCGCCAACATGGTCTATCCAACGCTCTGGGCTTTCTGGACGCGCGAGGTCTTTGGCTGGGGTACGGCCCTGATCGGTATTTCTTTGGCCTCTTACGGGATCGCGGTTGCCTTTACGCAAGGTGTCGTGATGCGATTCATGCTGCCTAGAATTGGCGAGTATCGAACCCTGATCTTCTCGATCATCTGTGCCATTGCAGCTTTGATTGCATTCGGGTTGACCGGAAACGTCTGGGTGATGTTCTCATTCATTATCGTGGCAGCATTGGCCGACATGGCGCCTCCTACGATGACGGCGATGATGGCGAATATGGTGTCAGAAGATCGGCAAGGGCTGCTGCAAGGAGTTATTGCCAGCCTTGGGTCGATAGCAGCAGTCATTGCTCCAATGGTGATGACCGGTGTGTTCCAGTATTTTGCCGACTCAAAAGGTGGTCTCTATCTGCCCGGCGCCCCGTTTTTGCTGTCCGCAGTAATTGTGTTGATCCTTTTTCCACACTTTTTGCGTTTAAAAGCGAAGCCCTAA
- a CDS encoding H-type lectin domain-containing protein: MGIDQGSKVLFSDFEDDGEMWTGSGPRKLKCPIRFSEAFQVPPTVTISMSMWDIAGQSNQRADVMAENVTTDGFDILFRTWGDTRVARVRTDWLAIGEVSDDEMWDV, from the coding sequence GTGGGTATCGACCAAGGCAGCAAAGTGCTGTTTTCGGATTTTGAAGATGACGGCGAGATGTGGACAGGAAGCGGTCCACGCAAGTTAAAGTGCCCGATTCGGTTTTCTGAAGCTTTCCAGGTGCCTCCGACGGTCACGATTTCGATGTCGATGTGGGATATCGCAGGGCAGAGCAATCAACGTGCAGATGTTATGGCCGAAAATGTGACGACCGATGGGTTCGATATTCTGTTTCGCACTTGGGGAGATACGAGGGTCGCGCGTGTACGCACGGATTGGCTTGCGATCGGCGAAGTGTCTGATGATGAGATGTGGGATGTGTGA